The region gagaACGTATGTTCTTGGGATTTCATAACCCCCCCACGCACACCTGAACGGaacaacagcaaatcagatttcatttACTCACATCAATGGAAAAAATAAGCCTGGCCACCTGTCAGCCCCCTACAATCCGACGCAGCAGGGGCTCCAGCACTCGGCAATAattatcgggctcagctatttccgccagagcccgaGAAGaagcttgtactgcgcctgtgcaggagtgCAGGTAAATAAATATTGCTACAGGCTGGTTGAGAGCTGCCAGTGCTTGATCCCAGAGGCTGAAGAGGGGAAAGCCTCAATtagaattgggtgactggggttcaaattcagaaaaggggaagagacacaaacagccaattctatcagattttaactgcttattttctggctttagtggtcctttaacattcaGTGCAAGCCAGCTCTATAGTCCATTCACACTAGAGAAAAATGCAGTGTTTTCTGGAATGCAGGAAGACAAAACCGGATGGTGAACGCATCCTATGTTATTAATAGAATGCGTCCACACTGTCAATCAGACCAAGCAAACAACGTTCATGGACAGGACTTCAAAGTCTCAACCTGCTGGATTTTTTCCACAATTGTCACCGGTGTCCGTTACCACTAGGCTGGTTGCCACATGTAAAACTCTAACCTGTCCCATGCATACTGTCCACTGTTCTGCCCTTGCTGTTCGTTCCACTGCAGGAAATCAGAGACCAGAAAAAGCATGGGGCACCCCATTGGTTTCAAAAATCCTATAGGAATCCTGCTACAACAGAGGAAAATGCTCATTGGTTCGTGGTGGACCAATGCGAACCCTCCCTGTTGCTAGTCAGGATTCAGATTAAGTTTGTTTTTACAATCCAACAGGGAGCCCCATACTTATGGTCACCGACTGGTTTTGGGACAAGTGGTGGACAGTACGATGGACGAGTGGCACTGCCTTATGGTACTTTCACACTTACACATTGCAGTGCATTGTTTACCCACTGTAATGCTGTGCGTTTCAAGTCTATGAACAGTTCACACCTCAGCAGTTGCAATGCAAATTATTCCATTGTTACAATGCAgaacatgcagtgtgttactaGACTTACGAACAtttggctctattcacaataactttctgcatgcggaaatgcaaaagtggtaaagtgctgactgaaataagaccatcttgacattcacaaaattttaCAAGTTTCCACTGCATGCGTAAAATTGTACACATGGTTTTATCGCATGcgtaaaaagtgtggtaaaagtgcacAAATAATGCAGAAAAATGTCCGCCAAAACAAATAAAATCTAAATTTGCAAAGAAAAAGGGCTtattatttctgacttaactactgATTTTATATCACCTACAAGTACTTTGTGATATATTTTGctgcccattgacttaaatggagtcctGGAACCTTGagcgctgtgtttgctggacctaaaaaaaaaacaaaaaacaaaaaattgcagaAAAAGTTGCATAAAAATAATTAATGCACTGTTCTCGCATGTGGAAATTTTTCTTATTGAATGAGGAAAAAACGCAGAAATGATCACTGCCAAAAATatagcaggggaaaaaaataaaaataataaaaaaaaaaaaatcgcttaccgcatgtgtgattgtgaatataGCCCAAATGTCCTGCACAATGTTTGTAGATCAAGATGCACATTGGTCAGTTGCTTCTTTGCCTGTATTACATCGCATGCCACTGCAAATGTTATTTTTGAGTGCACTGTCTAGCATGTGATGCGACTTTTTGGCAGCATTGCGTTTGTATCACAATGCATCGTACATAGTGTGTAGGGAGCCTAAGGCTTGGTCCCCACTTGGAGCAGATGTAAAACAGCACATGAACTCCACTTTTTTTATCTGCTCTTTATTATCTGCTTCAGGACAGAGCTGACTGCAGCGACTGAACCAGGGGTCACACGAGTattactcacgacccctggttcagTCGCTGCAATCAGCTCTGTCCCGTAGCTCATAGACTGAAGGcaggagcatggggctctccattgGATTACAAGAGTCCAATTTTCTCTAGCAACAGGGAAAATTTTCATTGATCAACCAACGTAAATGCTCTGTGTtgcggaggattcccattggcctTTTGTAATCCAATGGGAATCACCATGCTTCTGCAGGGAGGAGTCTGCATTGGCAGAACTGGGGAACATGTATCGGAAATTAAGGTGGGCGTGGTGACCAACCTATCATAGGCTTTAATTTGCGTCTGCGTTTTGTGTTCCGCCCCGGAAAAAGGAGTCAGGTCTGGACTTGCAAACagatccactttttttttttttacaggtggaaGCGAatcttatttttaaacaataggaTCCACTTCCTGCGCTGAGTGGAGGTGCAGGAAACATAACGAACTGGTATGTCAAACCTAAGACaagggagcaggggcgtagcaatagccatagcagctgctatggggccctggagcatagaggGCCCAGGTTCTATTTAATGTATTCACTAtttactttcttgtgtttctccaccctctaacTTTACCTTACTGCCCATGGACTATGCAGTGTTAATGACTgcatgaaaatgtaaattgcacgaTTAACTCATATCTATagagtaggggcaggtggcatagcAGAAAACCTCAaaaagcggagcagtgcttttcagcgctgctagatttgggcgcagacggtgcctccatagactacaataggaatcactcctattgcagccctcagtgagtaacgtcggagccgtcagacggagccgaggttgcttaacctcttgccgaccgcgtcatgccggtgggcgtggccgcggcggcagccccaggaccgtctaacaccaattggcgtaaagtcctggggctctgttttgcaggagatcgcgcgcagactgcgcgcgcatctcctgcttggaggggcggagctccgccccgccttcagggctcgtttccactgtagcggtgcggaatcgcctggattccaccgctgaagaaatcgcatgcggctgcgtttccgcatgcagatttacccgcgatttcgcatggcaaggagccatgcgaatttaaccatgtcactgcctgtgttaaattccattggctttcatgcgaaatcgcggggaaatccgcatgacaaagccgcatgagaTTTCCCTAtggaatacattagcggcgattcgcccgcattcctgccgcacgcgaatctgcacgactctgtcgtgcagattttccccgcaacgaaaaacgccgccgccgcacacatggaaacagccccatccactaacattaagtatgcgaatccgcatgcagggcccgcatgcggattcgctatagtggaaacgagccctcagtttctccgagcggctattgccactcgggagactgttagacggcgtgatcgccgtctatttactctgtgcagcgctgcgatcagcagcagcgctgcactggggacaagagagcgatcggctctcataggcagaagcctatgacagccgatcgccgtaattggccggctgtggggagggagggagcgagggagggaagggatttaaaggaagagggttttatttaaaaaaaagcagcaacacaaatatttattaaaaaaaaaataaacatgggggagcgatcagaccccaccaacagagagctctgttggtggggagaaaaggggggggggggggggggggaaatcactcgtgtgctatgttgtgcggccctgcagcttggccttaaagctgcagtggccttttaaactaaaaattgcctggtcactaggggggtttagccctgcagtcctcaagaggttaaaaacataataattcagcctccagcaattgctggaagccgaattatttcattcccccactatccatggcggcctggagggggaatagtaattaaatcggcccggacttgtgcagaagcaggatcagccatataccgctgtatcctgcgcccaagtctaccggcgccgatttcaaatgtactcaaaaagggcccgtttccactagagcgaatctgcatgcatttcctgcatgctgattcgcatagacaatacaaatgGATAGgaccgtttccacttgtcaggatttctgagcatttttctgtgcagaaaaaatctgcacggcagagccatcagaattcacatacaatgtatttaataggaaatttgcatgaattttcgtatgcaaatttggtacttatccgttagccgggcgcatccggcaggtggcgctaattactattccccctccagaccgacatggatagtagggaaagatgtaaatcTGGTggggttttgtcgccacctagaggatgcgcccggctaacggataagtaccgcaaATTTTACCACGAATTTGCAGGAGTTTtcacataaaatcaatgtaaaagcacacaggcagtgacatggttacatttgcatattcattaacatatgcgaaaacgcccCCGAATTCGTGGTAAAATTCACGTTAAATTTTGCATCCGCGTGTGAATTAGTTTTTGCGTTTTCCGCGACAAATtcacactgcacaagtggaaacgggccccgacAGTTCTGCAATCACAGCACCCACTACAGAACGAATCGTTATgactggccaaatagtgtgggtgtagtttactacaacctatctgatacCTAGCAGTTCGAGAGGGTGCCGTAAACCCAATCATGTTAGCATAATTTCCTTATGCGGTttcttgctgggtcccctaaattaGACTATCGCAGACTACCCTTACCAGACTAGTAGGAGTGGGAAATGTGGCCATTTTCTTTTAAAGTAGCTGTAGCTAAACTGAATTGCGATATATAACAACCCAGCTATCAAAACAAAAATCTGTGTTCCGGAACATAAAAGTTGATTTTTTTCAGCTCCTTTATATTATCTGAACCACCAAAGAAATGACTAGGAACTAATTTCAGATCATTGTTTCTGCTTGATATAGGCTTGCTCTCCTCACAGCAGAGCTATATGCTTACTTTCTCCGGCTTGGGGTAGAGGGCACCGGTGCTGGTAGTGACAGCAGTCCTCTTGGGTAGACTAGCCACGGTAGATGACCTCCCCGACCCTCGCAGGAACAAGGGCTGCGCCAGCCGCACCCTCAGCAAAGAAAAAGCACTGACGCTAGCCGCCATCTTGCAGCACAAATGACAACCACCTACTACGGGTAGCAGCGACTGATAAACCTGTATGACATCACGGTCATGTGACCGGACCTGGGAACTTGACATAACTATTTCACGTGACCGGTTGAAAGGACTTTCTAGATTCAGCAGAAACAACTGACACATGCGTTAAATCTTCGGACGCCCCCTAGTGACCGTAACTCGGAGATCTCAATAGTATGCTGGTGCATCGGATGtagcctctgattggctgctcgcCCTGCCATTTATTGTACAGGATTGCATCATGTTGCTTTTTCGGGGAAAGACCCGTGTGATTTCGCAACGAGCTTTTGTGCGGTTCGTCTAGTCTTTGACCCCGTAGTGGCGAAAGGAAGGAAGAACGCTACTCAGAGAGGTGAAAAGAGaaggtggaagagggggagggaaaGGGCTCCCTCCCCGAACAGCTGCACGACTCTTGTACTCAGGTATCGGACTTCTAATAACAGATCCTAGTCTCGAGGCTCACAGAGAAAGCGAGGGCACACGCTTGGCATATATTCATGTGTAATATTGTTTATTTTCAGGGAACAGCTCTAAGTTGGGAAAGCTACCAGAAAGTCACTTTAGTGGGCTCTTCCATGAATTTTACGCCCTGATCTAGATATTAATGTAAAGTTCCGCGTGTTACTTGTGTATAGTAATAATGATGTAAGCACTCGCCCCAAGAGAGAAATACGTTTAGTTTCCACCTAGTCCTAGCACTTCCTGAAAGTAAGTCTTATTAGCATGAGTTCATGATTCGAGCATAGCCAAGTAAGGGGTGCCTACAGGTGCCCACTAAAGGTACAATTTTCAGGGAAGAATAGAATGTACTGATTATTAAAAAGTTTTTATGATCAACTAATTTGTGGTTGAACAATCACCATTAGAATCGATAATTTGGGGAATTTGGGTAAATACGAGATTTTCTGCAAATCTGATCCCATTTATCTGATTGCTTGGGTGCTTCTTTACTGAAAAGTGTGCTGTTAGGTGGTacattaaagaggacctctaGGCTGATATACAAAAACCTGCAACCTTACTGTaagaaaaagttatatttacctgtggtGTGATGCCCCGCAAAGACtccgcatcactccacttcctgcgtctgccccctcccctctagcCTCGAAGAAAAAACTCTTGGTTATTAAATGCAGTAAGGAAGGGCACTTGCCCCCCTGCAAGTGCCGGGAGTGGTGCGGGGTCTTCAGGGCGGCCTTGCAGGGCATCACaccgcaggtaaatataactttttcttACATCAAGGCTGCAGGTTTTAAAAAGCATGTTGGTTGtggtgcatacatgtaaaaaaaggctcttggaaaaaagggcgcaggagtttgccgctagtagaatattagggatattctactactgaattccaATATTAAAATATTAGCAATacttaccaatattttgctatggCTAAACCTTACCCTATTTTCACATGgaactctccctctaccgatccctaaggccccgttcacacttgcgttttaccatgcaaacggaccggatcctgatcggatcaggacctgatccggatcagaactgtgcggttccgatccggaccgtttgcatcaggctgccatccggatccgtgggcaaaaaatagcgaaatttaaataaaaaaatgttggggtcagcagaaggtgcacctgtagaatcaggttcctccgctgtaggcctcacctccacctccgacatactgccaaacagctccagcacgtctgtcactgctgctccactccagacatgcttggcccatgtgtccccatccgaaatggccgcttggatacgcataggaagtggggtagaatgtcaggtgtttgtaggcagtgtgttctgtgccttccgtttcccattggttcctgtgttccggatggtgttgtcaggctcaggtccgggtgcgtgggccggagagccggacccaaaaaatagcgcatgttggaaaagtgaacggacacgtgtgaacgtccgcatagcctttgcattgctatgcggaacgtacgtcccgtttgtacagtatacggtccggatccggcccggcgaatccggacagggaacgctaattttAACCGGGCCTAAGACTCCCAGTGGTGGACCCTAACACTCTTctggtcagggctgtggagtcggagcaattttgggtgcctggagtcgggaaaaaatgcaccgactcctaatgaatttgtaactgtaattaaaatagaaaatatgataaaatgttctatttctcagataatagtcattaaaaataatgtatatatacagtaatggctgtgttcagtccacaaaaatgaaataaaccaatcaaaatgagttacttgtgctgcttcaataaagcagtccccatatttttaaagtcagatatacacatctgattgtgactgtatacatgatgtgtacacaggaatctcttatatatacgaaataacatctatgctgtaagtataaagcctaatgtatagccgtgtcactaatagagatggtcaatgagatggaaataattctgcattgatgctggtttatgcaaatgtattttctctttgctcatgaaatcaaataaattgatatgttgttaaaatttggtttggtgactatgaattaaagggtacctgaggcgaattaaaataaaagctttatacatacctggggcttcctccatcccccttcaggccattcggtccttcgctgtcctcctccgccacctggatcttctgctatgagtccaggtaattcagccagtcagagcagtctggctcgTGCcgtttccacagccaggagcgttctgcacctgcacaatagtgctgcgcaggtgtagtatgctcccggcggcggagtgtgtgcatgcgcactacaccagactggctcaagtacctggactcatagcagaagatccaggtggcggaggaggacagcgaggtacTGAttcgcctgaagggggctggaagccccaggtatgtataaaactttaatttcatctgtctcaggtttactttgttacacagtaaccCCCTCGGGGTGCGtaaccactgagaatgttgtgcacattgaacacagaggtgttgtctatcacccataaacctggttcagattgttcatgaagaatgtgtaatagaggaagaatagcttcattctcctgcagagtacctgcacatcactcttatatgtacccacagttatattgcctagggcctgttacacattcttcatgcacaatctgaacatggaacaggccctaggcaatataactgtgggtacatataagagtgatgtgcaggtactctgcaggagaatgaagctattcttcctctattacacattcttcatgcacaatctgaacatggaatagaggaagaatcccctcattcccctgcacaaCACTCTTATATGtaaccacagtcacattgcctaaggcctgatagatgttcattgttcctgtcttctacaagtactcttaccaaggactagttttagtctatgactaaaaattttagaggcagaagatcagctggttagccaggtaactggtattgtttaaaagggaataaatatggcagcctccagatccctctcacttcagtattttaaaattcctaagcgttggcagttaatagATGCATTTCattttacatactttcaattaataaaattttaatatgcaaaatagaggagtcagagtcagtggaatcctaacctgagtcggtggatttttgtaccgactccacagccctgaatacaTTTATAGAGGTAATTTGATAAGGATCGTTTTTGCATGATAAATATGGACTCTGGACAGATTTTGGACATGTTATGACATGTCTGATGCAACATATGTAGGTGGGTTGATGCCTgaaaacatttgtaagacaagaagaatggcaccggcgctggatatacagtacgGTACAAATAAACAGCCTGggaaaaatgaggaataatgtaaCTGTAAACAAGAACATGCAGCATTACCACTTCCATGGATAAAA is a window of Hyperolius riggenbachi isolate aHypRig1 chromosome 6, aHypRig1.pri, whole genome shotgun sequence DNA encoding:
- the SMDT1 gene encoding essential MCU regulator, mitochondrial; the encoded protein is MAASVSAFSLLRVRLAQPLFLRGSGRSSTVASLPKRTAVTTSTGALYPKPEKVSFGLLRVFSVVVPFLYLGTLISKNFAALLEEHDIFVPEDDDDDD